GATGCGCGGTTTTGAGGGAACCCGCTGGCGGAGCGAGTAGGTGCCGGCCACGATGTCGCCGAGGCGCTTGGATTTGTCGTTGAACAGTGCCACCCCGATCGCGAGGCCGCCAAAGGTCAGATAGATCTCAAGGACGCCAAGCAGCCCCCGGATGACGGCGTGCCGGAAGCGGATGGAACCGCCGTCGTCGCGCACTATGCGAAGTCCTGTTGCGAGCTTCCCCAGGGATCGTCCACGGGTGAGGGTTTCCACGGCGACGGGCACAATGACGATGGAAAACACGACGCTGCTGAGGATCAGTGCGCGGATTGCGGCGTCGTCGAGGTCCTCCGATGCCATGCTGATGAGGATGATCAGCAGTATCGCGAGGGCTACCTGCGAGATGACGTCGAGGATGAGTCCCAGCGCGCGGGCAGCAAAGGATGCCGGTCGCAGCTCGAGGACTACTGCCTCGCCTGTGATGATTGAACTCATGCCAGCCCCCATGCCTCGCAAACGCTGCGGGCGCTTGGCGTGCCCGCATCACCGAGTCTAGCGGCGGGACCCACCCCGTGCGTGGACTGAGGCGCTAGGGTGGTGCCGTGGACATCGACGCCTTCTCGGCCGTACATGGGGACAAATGGTCCAGGCTTCATTTTCTTGCGCATAAGCGCCGTCTCACTGGAGCCGAAGCCGATGAGTTGTTGCGGCTCTATCAGACGGTGTCAGGGCATTTGTCCCTGATCCGCTCGGTGGCTCCGGAGACAGCGTTGTCCGCCACGCTGTCCGCAGGGCTGGCACAGGCCCGGACCCGGTTCACGGGGGCGCGCTCGAATTTCATGGAGGACCTGGCCCGGTTCTTCGTTATCTCCTTGCCCGCGGCGTTCTACCGGATCCGCTGGTTGACCCTGTGGTGCGGACTGGCTTTCGTGGTGGTGGCAGGGGCGTACGCCCTGTGGATTGGAACGTCGGCGGAGGCGCTGAGGGCGGTGGGCAGTGATGCCAGGATCCAGCAGTATGTGGACGAAGACTTCATCGACTACTACTCGGAGAACCCGGCTGCCTCATTTGCCGGCGCCGTGTGGACCAACAACGCCTGGATTTCTGCCCAGGCCGTGGCGTTCGGAGTCACCGGATTCTGGGTGCCGTACATCCTGTTCATGAATGCCCAAGGCCTGGGCATCGCCGCGGGACTCTTCCTGGCGACGGGGAAGATGGATGTCTTCTTCAGCTACATCCTTCCGCATGGACTGATGGAACTGACTGCAGTGTTCATCGCCTGTGCAGCGGGCCTTAAGATCTTCTGGGCCATGGTGCGGCCGGGGCCCCGTACACGGCTGCAGGCTGTGGCTGACGAGGGGCGTTCCCTGATCACGATTGCGCTGGGGTTGGTGCTGGTCCTGCTCGTTTCCGGAATGGTGGAGGGATTCGTGACGCCCAGCCCACTGCCCGTGTGGGCGAAGATCACTATCGGTGCCCTGGTTCTGGCCGGGTATTGGGTCTACACGTTGGTGCTCGGTGGCAGGGCCGCACGGACCGGTGTTACCGGGGACCTGGACGCGAACGACGCCGGATATCGCAGCATCGCTGCGTAGACCTTACAGTTACGTTTCGATCTGGGCGCAGCCGGGGTGGCACAGCGTGTCGGCGGAAGGCCGGGCGGTAGGCTCGAATGCAGACAAGAGAGCCGGCAGTACGCATTCGCCGGTGGATGCCTACGGAAGTGAAACCGCTGTGAGCAACAAGAGCCCAAAACCACAAGAACCGGACACGGACGTCCACGAGGACCCCAACGAACCGGCCTTCGACTGGATGAAGCCGAAGACCTCCGGTGGTGCCACTGCGGCGGCTCCCGCCACGGCGGCCACGCCCGCGCCCACGCCGGGTAAAGCGGGGCCGGCAGCTGCGACCACGCCTTCCACCACGGGGGCTGCTCCC
Above is a genomic segment from Arthrobacter sp. YN containing:
- a CDS encoding RDD family protein — encoded protein: MSSIITGEAVVLELRPASFAARALGLILDVISQVALAILLIILISMASEDLDDAAIRALILSSVVFSIVIVPVAVETLTRGRSLGKLATGLRIVRDDGGSIRFRHAVIRGLLGVLEIYLTFGGLAIGVALFNDKSKRLGDIVAGTYSLRQRVPSKPRIMPVAPHYLQAWAAMADIGRVPDATARRAGTFVQQAYLMSPESRVAMATAIASELAKYVAPLPPSGTIAEDYIGAVLGERRNRELVRLRQAEKRNATVGERLQKLPFTDV
- a CDS encoding stage II sporulation protein M; translated protein: MDIDAFSAVHGDKWSRLHFLAHKRRLTGAEADELLRLYQTVSGHLSLIRSVAPETALSATLSAGLAQARTRFTGARSNFMEDLARFFVISLPAAFYRIRWLTLWCGLAFVVVAGAYALWIGTSAEALRAVGSDARIQQYVDEDFIDYYSENPAASFAGAVWTNNAWISAQAVAFGVTGFWVPYILFMNAQGLGIAAGLFLATGKMDVFFSYILPHGLMELTAVFIACAAGLKIFWAMVRPGPRTRLQAVADEGRSLITIALGLVLVLLVSGMVEGFVTPSPLPVWAKITIGALVLAGYWVYTLVLGGRAARTGVTGDLDANDAGYRSIAA